The following proteins are co-located in the Mus caroli chromosome 7, CAROLI_EIJ_v1.1, whole genome shotgun sequence genome:
- the Hpx gene encoding hemopexin, which yields MARTVVALNILVLLGLCWSLAVANPLPTAHGRVAEVENGTKPDSDVPEHCSDTWSFDAATMDHNGTMLFFKGEFVWRGHSGTRELISARWKNPITSVDAAFRGPDSVFLIKEDKVWVYPPEKKENGYPKLFQEEFPGIPYPPDAAVECHRGECQSEGVLFFQGNRKWFWDFATRTQKERSWPAVGNCTSALRWLERYYCFQGNKFLRFNPVTGEVPPRYPLDARDYFVSCPGRGHGRPRNGTTHGNSTHPMHSRCSPDPGLTALLSDHRGATYAFTGSHYWRLDSSRDGWHSWPIAHHWPQGPSTVDAAFSWDDKVYLIQGTQVYVFLTKGGNNLVSGYPKRLEKELGSPPGISLETIDAAFSCPGSSRLYVSSGRRLWWLDLKSGAQATWTEVSWPHEKVDGALCLDKSLGPNTCSSNGPSLYFIHGPNLYCYSSIDKLNAAKSVSQPQKVNSILGCSQ from the exons ATGGCTAGGACAGTAGTGGCACTAAATATCCTGGTGTTGCTGGGCCTGTGCTGGTCCCTGGCTGTTGCCAACCCTCTTCCTAC TGCCCATGGGAGAGTTGCCGAAGTTGAAAATGGGACCAAGCCAGATTCAGATGTACCCG AGCACTGCTCGGATACCTGGAGCTTTGATGCTGCAACCATGGATCACAATGGGACCATGCTGTTCTTTAAAG GGGAGTTTGTGTGGAGGGGTCACTCAGGGACCCGGGAGTTAATCTCAGCAAGGTGGAAGAATCCCATCACCTCAGTGGACGCTGCATTCCGTGGTCCTGACAGTGTCTTCCTGATCAAG GAAGACAAAGTCTGGGTGTACCCTCCTGAAAAGAAGGAAAACGGGTATCCAAAGTTGTTCCAAGAAGAGTTTCCTGGAATCCCATACCCACCAGACGCAGCTGTGGAATGCCACCGTGGAGAGTGCCAGAGTGAAGGCGTCCTCTTCTTCCAAG GTAACCGCAAGTGGTTCTGGGACTTTGCCACAAGAACCCAAAAGGAACGTTCCTGGCCAGCTGTTGGGAATTGCACATCGGCCTTGAGGTGGCTTGAACGCTACTACTGCTTCCAGGGTAACAAGTTCCTGCGATTCAACCCTGTCACAGGAGAGGTGCCTCCCAGATACCCTCTGGATGCCCGTGACTACTTTGTATCCTGCCCTGGCAGAG GCCATGGTAGACCCAGAAATGGAACTACTCATGGAAATAGCACCCATCCTATGCATTCACGTTGTAGCCCAGATCCTGGCCTGACTGCACTGCTGTCTGACCATCGCGGTGCCACCTATGCCTTCACTG GCTCCCACTACTGGCGTCTGGACTCCAGCCGTGATGGATGGCATAGCTGGCCCATTGCTCATCACTGGCCTCAGGGTCCTTCAACAGTAGATGCTGCCTTTTCTTGGGATGACAAAGTCTATCTGATCCAG GGCACTCAAGTGTATGTCTTCCTGACGAAGGGAGGCAATAACCTAGTAAGTGGTTATCCAAAGCGACTGGAGAAGGAACTTGGGAGCCCTCCCGGGATCAGCCTTGAGACCATAGATGCAGCCTTTTCCTGCCCTGGTTCTTCCAGGCTCTATGTCTCATCAG GACGGCGACTTTGGTGGCTGGACCTGAAGTCAGGAGCCCAGGCAACATGGACAGAGGTTTCCTGGCCCCATGAGAAAGTTGATGGGGCCCTGTGTTTGGACAAGTCTCTTGGCCCCAACACATGTTCTTCCAATGGTCCCAGCTTGTACTTTATCCATGGGCCCAATTTGTATTGCTATAGCAGTATAGACAAACTGAATGCAGCCAAGAGTGTGTCTCAGCCCCAGAAGGTGAACAGCATCCTTGGCTGCAGTCAGTAA